The DNA window CCAGCAGCTCGCCCAGGCGGGCCGCGACCGGCCGCAGCGAGTATTTCGGGTTGACCTGGCCCTTGGGCCTGCCCAGATGGGCGCAGACGACGACCCTGGCGCCGCGGCCGGCCAGCGCCTTGATCGTCGGCACCGACGCGCGGATGCGACCGTCGTCGGTGATCGTCTCCCCGTCGAGGGGGACGTTGAGGTCGGCGCGCACCAGCACGCGCCGACCCTTCACGTCGAGATCGTCGAGCGTGCGCATGCTCTCATGCTCCTGTTCCCGCGGGGCGCGCTCGGCGCGCGCCCCGGCACGTGTTCGTGGCCGGCCGGGGTCGGCCGGGCCGGCGGGTCAGAGGCCGCGGCCGACCAGCTCGATCAGGTCGACGAGGCGGTTGGAGTAGCCCCACTCGTTGTCGTACCAGCCGACGACCTTGACCTGGTTGCCGATGACCTTGGTGAGGCCGGCGTCGAAGATGCAGGAGGCCGGGTCGGTGACGATGTCGGAGGAGACGATCTGGTCCTCCGTGTAGGTGAGGACGCCCTTGAGCGGGCCCTCGGCGGCGGCCTTGACCGCGGCGTTGACCTCGTCGACCGTGACGTCGCGGCCGACCTCGACGGTGAGGTCGGTGGCCGAGCCCGTGGGGATCGGCACGCGCATCGCGAAGCCGTCGAGCTTGCCCTTGAGCTCCGGCAGCACCAGGCCGATGGCCTTGGCGGCGCCGGTGGAGGTGGGCACCACGTTGAGCGCGGCGGCGCGGGCGCGGCGCAGGTCCTTGTGCGGACCGTCCTGCAGGTTCTGGTCCTGCGTGTAGGCGTGGATGGTGGTCATCAGACCCTTCTCGATGGTGAAGGAGTCGTGGATGACCTTGGCCATCGGCGCCAGGCAGTTGGTGGTGCAGGACGCGTTGGAGATGATCGTGTGCTTGGCCGGGTCGTAGGAGGAGTCGTTGACCCCCATGACGATCGTGACGTCCTCGTTCTTCGCCGGAGCGGAGATGATGACCTTCTTCGCGCCGTTGTCGGCGTGCGCCCTCGCCTTGTTGGCGTCGGTGAACAGGCCGGTGGACTCGACGACGACGTCCACGCCGAGGTCGCCCCAGGGCAGCTTGCCCGGGTCGCGCTCCTCGAAGACCTTGATCGCCTTGCCGTCGACGGTGATCTCGTCGCTGGTGGCCTTCACCTCGTAGGGCAGGCGGCCCAGAATGCTGTCGTACTTCAGAAGGTGGGCGAGCGTCGCGTTGTCGGTCAGGTCGTTGACCGCGACGATCTCGATGTCCTTGCCGCTGGCGGCGACAGCGCGCCAGAAGTTGCGGCCGATGCGGCCGAAGCCGTTGACGCCTACGCGGATGCTC is part of the Nonomuraea coxensis DSM 45129 genome and encodes:
- the gap gene encoding type I glyceraldehyde-3-phosphate dehydrogenase — its product is MSIRVGVNGFGRIGRNFWRAVAASGKDIEIVAVNDLTDNATLAHLLKYDSILGRLPYEVKATSDEITVDGKAIKVFEERDPGKLPWGDLGVDVVVESTGLFTDANKARAHADNGAKKVIISAPAKNEDVTIVMGVNDSSYDPAKHTIISNASCTTNCLAPMAKVIHDSFTIEKGLMTTIHAYTQDQNLQDGPHKDLRRARAAALNVVPTSTGAAKAIGLVLPELKGKLDGFAMRVPIPTGSATDLTVEVGRDVTVDEVNAAVKAAAEGPLKGVLTYTEDQIVSSDIVTDPASCIFDAGLTKVIGNQVKVVGWYDNEWGYSNRLVDLIELVGRGL